The following proteins are encoded in a genomic region of Candidatus Hydrogenedentota bacterium:
- a CDS encoding exo-alpha-sialidase produces the protein MTTIAILLAACATQHKDAIANANAESEGNSQQEVFPLPPLKYDTAAFESRVRDAGGRVDFVFGDARPFPQCHASTVVETPDGQLLCAWFGGTEEKSDDVGIWLSRFEGGAWSNPVEVAKVNETPHWNPVLFRESDGTIDLFFKVGREIPFWTTVWIRSKDGGRSWTKPDELVVADQGGRGPVKNKPIILSDGTWLAPASTEFKGWKAFADRSSDGGITWERSMDFPVDPAVVIGQGVIQPTFWESSPGKVHALLRSTGGSIGRTDSLDYGRTWSPVRLTSLPNPNSGIDALRLDDGRVLLVYNPTTSKSWGRRSPLNLAVSSDNGETWTDLTSLETEPGMEFSYPAIVSTSHGVAVSYTWKRERVRCWQIPLAAL, from the coding sequence ATGACTACGATCGCGATATTGTTGGCGGCCTGTGCCACGCAACATAAGGACGCCATCGCCAATGCTAATGCGGAGTCTGAAGGAAATTCGCAGCAAGAGGTCTTTCCCCTTCCACCTTTGAAGTACGACACGGCCGCATTCGAATCGCGCGTACGCGACGCGGGCGGCCGTGTCGATTTCGTGTTTGGCGATGCGCGTCCCTTTCCTCAGTGCCACGCGTCAACCGTGGTGGAGACCCCCGATGGGCAGCTCCTATGCGCTTGGTTTGGCGGTACCGAAGAGAAGAGTGATGACGTCGGGATTTGGCTATCGCGTTTCGAAGGTGGAGCGTGGTCGAATCCGGTCGAGGTCGCAAAGGTAAACGAGACGCCGCATTGGAACCCCGTGCTCTTTCGGGAATCGGACGGAACCATTGACCTTTTCTTTAAAGTAGGACGCGAGATACCGTTTTGGACGACGGTCTGGATTCGCTCGAAGGACGGTGGCCGGAGTTGGACGAAACCAGATGAGCTTGTGGTCGCGGATCAAGGTGGGCGTGGACCGGTGAAGAACAAACCGATCATTCTGTCAGACGGGACTTGGCTTGCCCCTGCATCGACAGAATTCAAAGGATGGAAGGCCTTTGCGGACCGCTCGTCCGACGGCGGCATCACGTGGGAACGTAGTATGGACTTTCCCGTGGATCCAGCCGTGGTGATTGGGCAAGGCGTGATCCAGCCCACATTCTGGGAATCGTCGCCTGGCAAGGTGCATGCACTTCTGCGAAGCACGGGGGGCAGTATCGGGCGCACGGACTCCTTGGACTACGGACGTACGTGGTCCCCGGTACGCCTGACGTCTCTCCCCAATCCCAATAGCGGAATTGATGCCCTGCGATTGGACGATGGCCGCGTGCTTCTGGTGTATAACCCGACGACGAGTAAGTCGTGGGGTAGGCGTTCACCGCTGAATCTGGCCGTTTCTTCGGACAACGGAGAAACGTGGACGGACCTTACCAGCCTGGAAACCGAACCGGGCATGGAATTCAGCTATCCCGCAATTGTGAGTACCTCCCACGGTGTGGCCGTGTCGTACACGTGGAAGCGGGAACGCGTTCGTTGCTGGCAGATACCGTTGGCAGCGCTGTAG